In Sphingobacterium thalpophilum, a genomic segment contains:
- a CDS encoding glycoside hydrolase domain-containing protein has protein sequence MKKLLLSLMLCYATIAGAQTDRVNVFLGSSGDHGQLSPAASSPFHQLSIVPYTNPGTHTGYEHLAKEIKGFTHNRLEGVGCMGSGGLILIRPFIKNDTKPLNKIDEHAQPGYYALKTAEGIQVEVVVNNDFGREQYTFPVGRKGFFIDLGHAFNGAFVDNEFTQEGNLLFGKVRAKTTCHVGTYTIYYALEIPTASGWRNEGNKIWVDLKEESFIADVNIAFSAVDQQDAKKTLAEYDKLDFSTVKKRAADRWKTALSVLQVKGDSDKVDLFYSLLYRSLQSPYVISDEQGNFRGTDGKIHRSKEIRYHGWAIWDNYKTQLPLLELIDTEMYQGVVSSIADLYRYGKFDFAGAHEPANSVRTEHAAVVLLDAVKKGYRVDIDGIKDSLIHDTLRYDFKKPDKYLEACYDMWAMSKLFPQNSKTYLGRAKSYQAIWNKDFKDLTKRDVDRMSARDMYQGTIRQYRWNVPFDVMGLRKLAGGEENFTQQLDEFYDGYYFNRANEPDMQSLTLYNASKTPWRYQEWIHRIALDTIIQYYFNDNSRGIGAHIDRIYKNEPKAFVRTMDDDAGAMSSWWVLSAIGLQQPLVGEPVFYISVPFFDQIRLENKENPLTIEVPNRSDKTRYIKSIKLNGRDLKRLWITHEELRKGGTLQIESSEIPTDYGRDDPWISHIENN, from the coding sequence ATGAAAAAATTACTGCTGTCTTTGATGCTCTGTTATGCTACAATTGCTGGAGCGCAGACCGATCGTGTAAACGTCTTCTTGGGATCTTCCGGCGACCACGGCCAGCTTTCACCAGCGGCTTCTTCTCCTTTCCATCAATTGAGCATTGTGCCTTATACTAATCCGGGAACGCATACGGGCTATGAGCATCTTGCCAAGGAAATTAAAGGCTTTACACACAATCGCCTTGAGGGAGTAGGTTGTATGGGCAGTGGTGGACTGATCCTTATTAGACCATTTATAAAAAATGATACAAAGCCGCTGAATAAAATTGACGAGCACGCCCAACCTGGGTATTATGCTTTAAAAACCGCAGAGGGTATTCAAGTTGAAGTGGTTGTGAATAATGATTTTGGTCGTGAACAATATACTTTTCCCGTGGGTAGGAAAGGTTTTTTTATTGATTTGGGGCATGCTTTCAATGGCGCTTTTGTTGACAATGAATTTACACAGGAGGGTAATCTGCTATTTGGTAAAGTACGTGCAAAAACGACCTGCCATGTGGGAACATATACCATTTATTATGCGCTGGAAATTCCTACAGCGAGCGGATGGCGAAACGAGGGGAACAAAATCTGGGTAGACTTGAAGGAGGAAAGCTTTATAGCAGACGTCAATATTGCATTTTCGGCTGTGGATCAACAGGACGCAAAAAAGACACTTGCAGAATATGATAAGCTAGATTTTTCAACGGTAAAAAAACGTGCAGCTGATCGTTGGAAAACTGCTCTGTCGGTATTGCAGGTAAAGGGCGATTCGGATAAGGTAGATTTATTCTATTCCTTGCTCTACCGCAGTTTACAATCTCCTTATGTTATCAGCGATGAGCAGGGAAATTTTAGGGGAACAGACGGGAAAATACATCGTTCCAAAGAAATACGTTATCATGGATGGGCAATTTGGGACAATTATAAAACACAACTACCGCTTTTGGAGCTGATAGATACTGAAATGTATCAGGGCGTTGTCTCCTCAATTGCAGACCTGTACCGTTATGGAAAATTTGACTTTGCTGGAGCTCATGAACCAGCAAATTCGGTCCGGACAGAACATGCCGCTGTCGTTCTTTTGGATGCGGTCAAGAAAGGATATCGGGTCGATATTGATGGAATAAAAGATTCGTTAATACACGATACCCTTCGCTATGATTTTAAGAAACCGGACAAGTACCTTGAAGCATGTTATGATATGTGGGCAATGTCCAAGCTTTTTCCGCAGAACAGCAAAACCTATCTGGGGCGAGCAAAATCATATCAGGCAATTTGGAATAAAGATTTTAAAGATCTGACCAAACGGGATGTCGACCGTATGTCGGCACGGGATATGTATCAGGGAACAATTAGGCAATATCGTTGGAATGTACCTTTTGATGTTATGGGATTAAGAAAGCTAGCAGGTGGTGAGGAAAACTTTACACAGCAACTGGATGAGTTTTATGACGGTTATTATTTCAATAGGGCGAATGAACCGGATATGCAATCGCTGACCTTATATAATGCGAGTAAGACCCCTTGGCGCTATCAGGAGTGGATACATCGAATAGCATTGGACACCATCATACAATATTACTTTAATGACAATAGTCGTGGAATCGGAGCACATATCGACCGGATCTATAAAAATGAGCCTAAAGCCTTTGTAAGAACCATGGACGACGATGCTGGTGCTATGTCGAGCTGGTGGGTGCTTTCTGCGATCGGATTGCAACAACCTTTGGTCGGGGAACCTGTTTTTTATATCAGCGTGCCATTTTTTGATCAAATCAGATTGGAAAATAAAGAGAATCCACTGACCATTGAGGTGCCGAATCGAAGCGACAAAACGCGTTATATCAAATCGATTAAGTTGAATGGAAGGGATTTGAAGAGGTTATGGATCACACATGAAGAGCTTAGAAAGGGAGGGACGCTACAGATTGAATCGTCGGAAATACCAACTGATTATGGAAGGGATGATCCTTGGATAAGTCACATAGAAAACAATTAA
- a CDS encoding helix-turn-helix domain-containing protein → MSYRNYVNEYRINLIQTRLTVPTVSLSQIVYEFGFTDESHLNKFFKNHKGLTPKVYRNLHLENTVLISPIADSIPQIKVAK, encoded by the coding sequence ATAAGTTATCGAAATTATGTCAACGAATACCGCATAAACTTAATTCAAACTCGATTAACTGTTCCGACCGTTTCACTATCGCAGATCGTATATGAATTTGGTTTTACCGATGAAAGCCATTTAAACAAATTTTTTAAAAACCATAAAGGTCTGACCCCAAAAGTATATAGAAATTTACACCTTGAAAATACAGTCTTGATCTCTCCAATCGCAGATTCAATACCTCAAATAAAAGTAGCCAAATAA
- a CDS encoding AraC family ligand binding domain-containing protein — translation MKKIQFDQLVIHDYEEKTFHLPLHSHTYYELVYIHKGSGIHLLNNNRFQYGEGDLFIISPEDEHYFKINKSTHFTFIKFTDLYLSEHSQHTVDNFNLYEPVRIMKNKLLKEVKLKIDEPPNAILRNIIENIVLYKFSKDISRSALIFYQIRSILVLISEAAAKLHIRIDNGQPGKEELISFIHQHIYQPSIIQIKNIAAHFSIANSYFSDYFKKSLV, via the coding sequence ATGAAGAAAATACAGTTTGATCAACTCGTTATTCATGATTATGAAGAAAAGACTTTTCATTTACCGCTTCATAGCCATACTTATTATGAACTGGTTTATATCCACAAAGGTAGTGGCATTCATTTACTGAACAATAATAGGTTTCAATATGGGGAAGGAGATCTGTTTATAATAAGTCCAGAAGACGAACATTATTTTAAGATAAACAAAAGTACTCACTTCACATTTATAAAGTTCACAGACTTATATCTGTCAGAACACTCACAGCATACAGTAGATAATTTCAATTTATATGAACCTGTCCGAATAATGAAGAATAAGTTATTAAAGGAAGTGAAATTAAAAATAGATGAACCTCCCAATGCTATACTTCGAAATATTATTGAGAATATAGTATTGTACAAATTTTCGAAGGATATCTCTCGTTCAGCGCTCATATTTTATCAGATACGATCGATCTTAGTCTTAATTAGCGAAGCTGCTGCTAAACTTCATATAAGAATTGACAATGGTCAGCCCGGTAAAGAAGAGCTCATTTCCTTCATACATCAACATATTTACCAACCGTCAATTATTCAGATTAAAAACATCGCCGCTCACTTCTCTATTGCAAATAGTTATTTCAGTGATTATTTCAAAAAAAGTTTGGTATAA
- a CDS encoding phosphatase PAP2 family protein, whose amino-acid sequence MHNLFIIVLPSAAIGYGFVSLGSHTLGDVDRKAKYEFSQEHPHSKATFDDYLQFAPGAAVFALSAAGVKGKNNIVDQSGVYLLSNLFLNVFCQGVKNITSVTRPDGTSNSFPSGHTAEAFASAEFLRREYGDRSIAYGITGYTSAAVVGYFRMYNNKHWLSDVVAGAGVGILSTEAAYLLYPKVRKLFTKKQKSNAMAFPTYNHGSYGLALRAVF is encoded by the coding sequence ATGCATAATCTTTTTATTATTGTCCTTCCTTCAGCGGCTATTGGCTATGGATTTGTGAGCCTGGGCAGCCATACACTAGGTGATGTAGACAGAAAGGCAAAATACGAGTTCTCCCAGGAGCATCCCCATAGCAAGGCAACCTTCGATGATTACCTCCAGTTTGCACCTGGAGCTGCCGTTTTTGCACTGAGTGCCGCAGGGGTCAAGGGCAAGAACAATATCGTTGATCAGAGTGGCGTATACCTTTTGTCCAACCTGTTCCTGAACGTTTTTTGTCAGGGGGTAAAGAACATCACCTCGGTGACGCGTCCGGATGGTACATCGAACTCATTTCCTTCGGGCCATACTGCCGAAGCATTTGCATCTGCCGAGTTCCTGAGAAGGGAATATGGCGACAGGTCAATTGCTTACGGTATAACGGGATATACCTCGGCGGCAGTGGTAGGGTATTTTAGAATGTATAATAATAAACATTGGCTGAGTGATGTAGTTGCAGGTGCGGGCGTAGGCATATTGTCGACCGAAGCGGCTTATTTGCTTTATCCTAAGGTCAGGAAACTGTTCACAAAAAAACAGAAGTCCAATGCGATGGCTTTCCCCACCTACAACCATGGCAGTTATGGACTGGCTTTAAGGGCAGTTTTCTGA
- a CDS encoding MgtC/SapB family protein: MGLINSMDLDNEISVALRLLIAFLLGAWIGLDREKHGNSAGIRTYAAVCLGATLFTAIGEHMGDTAAASRIIANILVGIGFLGAGIIYKNDKTNSSQGLTTAATIWCTAGIGVAVGLKMVAIAVLAAAGVYFLLVLHHQQWYLKWKKKVQEKHKSDNHDDQF; the protein is encoded by the coding sequence ATGGGACTGATCAACTCAATGGATCTGGATAATGAAATAAGCGTCGCACTAAGGCTGCTGATTGCTTTTTTGCTCGGTGCATGGATAGGCCTAGACCGTGAAAAGCATGGCAACAGTGCCGGAATAAGGACCTATGCCGCAGTTTGCCTTGGTGCTACACTATTCACAGCTATAGGCGAACATATGGGGGATACGGCGGCGGCATCAAGAATCATCGCCAATATCCTGGTGGGCATAGGTTTCCTCGGGGCGGGAATTATCTATAAGAACGATAAGACCAACAGTTCGCAAGGGCTGACAACCGCTGCTACTATATGGTGCACGGCCGGCATCGGAGTGGCCGTTGGCCTTAAGATGGTTGCCATCGCGGTACTTGCCGCCGCAGGGGTCTATTTCCTATTGGTACTGCACCATCAGCAATGGTACCTCAAATGGAAGAAGAAAGTACAGGAAAAGCATAAAAGTGACAATCATGATGACCAGTTTTAA
- a CDS encoding HD domain-containing protein produces the protein MGRLVAGYVANLFAKHASSTLLYHNLAHTRLVATRALEIASFYSLGATERFVLAAAWFHDTGQLFCGPVGHEQMSVAIMEDFLAPQELAKEKIRDISGCIMATRIPHSPENLLHEIICDADTYNLGTKEFLTTDPMLKEELQLRGLVVEPGWDEATLDFLTWHRFFTTYCRERLEAGKQRNIDILRSRIEGK, from the coding sequence TTGGGTCGGCTGGTTGCAGGATATGTTGCCAACCTTTTCGCAAAACATGCCAGCAGCACACTGCTCTACCATAATCTTGCCCATACTAGGCTGGTTGCCACTAGGGCGTTGGAAATAGCATCTTTCTACAGCTTGGGTGCAACTGAGCGTTTTGTTCTGGCCGCAGCATGGTTCCATGACACTGGCCAGCTGTTTTGCGGTCCTGTAGGACATGAGCAAATGAGTGTAGCGATCATGGAGGATTTTTTGGCCCCCCAGGAACTAGCCAAGGAAAAAATAAGGGACATTAGTGGATGCATTATGGCCACTCGGATTCCTCACTCGCCTGAAAATCTGCTACATGAGATCATCTGTGACGCAGATACATATAACTTGGGGACTAAAGAATTTCTCACAACGGATCCAATGCTCAAAGAGGAACTTCAGCTCCGTGGCTTAGTCGTGGAACCGGGATGGGATGAGGCAACATTGGACTTTTTGACATGGCACCGTTTCTTTACCACTTATTGCAGGGAAAGGCTGGAGGCTGGCAAACAGCGCAACATAGATATATTAAGATCACGCATTGAAGGTAAATGA
- a CDS encoding DUF1345 domain-containing protein, producing MFFIATKGKFTDPIHYMLVWLVFVLNTLVLSWTTILSSHPREVKQEAHAQDSSRTVIFFFVIAVAFASLFAILLLLRNPSSKSEEEFAGKVLIPLACVAGSWWLLHTVFTLRYTHLYYCDMEHPEGRKHVKPEGLEFPNEDEPDYLDFAYFVFVIGTTFQVSDVQITSRKIRRLAWMHGLLSFAFNTFILAFAINVTSGLISK from the coding sequence GTGTTTTTTATTGCAACAAAAGGAAAATTTACTGATCCAATTCATTATATGCTGGTCTGGCTGGTGTTCGTTTTAAATACCTTGGTGCTGAGCTGGACAACCATTTTAAGTTCTCACCCTAGAGAAGTAAAACAGGAAGCGCATGCACAGGATTCTAGTAGGACAGTTATTTTTTTCTTTGTTATAGCGGTTGCATTCGCCAGCCTTTTTGCGATTCTATTGTTGCTAAGAAATCCTTCCTCTAAATCTGAAGAAGAGTTTGCAGGAAAGGTTTTGATCCCGCTGGCCTGTGTTGCTGGTTCATGGTGGCTCTTGCATACTGTTTTTACCTTACGCTACACACACCTGTATTATTGCGATATGGAGCATCCTGAAGGAAGGAAACATGTAAAACCTGAAGGGCTAGAATTCCCAAATGAAGACGAGCCCGACTATCTTGACTTTGCATATTTTGTTTTTGTGATAGGAACGACCTTTCAGGTATCGGATGTTCAGATCACCTCAAGGAAGATCAGGCGCTTGGCTTGGATGCATGGTTTGTTGTCCTTTGCATTTAATACGTTCATTCTGGCTTTTGCTATTAACGTGACCTCGGGGCTAATATCCAAATAA
- a CDS encoding heavy metal translocating P-type ATPase produces MKTNNKDQKSRNTGSAAQRDKHVPEKTVTKDQHTDHKEEDAHEHVGIFGKNTELIFSLICGAALGSGFGLSKIAAVPEWVSLSLYITAYFFGGFYTAKEAVQTVIKGGFEIDFLMLVAAIGAAILGSWMEGALLLFLFSLGHALEHYAMSKARKSIEALTSLAPPTALVLKDGNQQEIRIEDLVLGDIIIIKPNSKIPADGVVVKGEGSVNQAPITGESVPVDKSPVPDLDKDYSKEKSIKPQYRVFAGTINGAAVLEVKVIKEAKDSTISRLVKMVNEAEKQKSPTQLFTDKFEKYFVPVVLILVTALCFAFLIIDEPFSKSFYRAMAVLVAASPCALAISTPSAVLSGVARAARGGVLIKGGRPLEDLGSLNAIAFDKTGTLTEGKPKLTNVIPLQGTTEEALLRIAIAVEKLSDHPLAEAIVKGGMEMLKKQSLPSATKVKGITGRGVEAEVEGKKIMIGNKALFEKDEVPAEIIKQVEDLEKGGHTTMLVKQDKDFIGVLSLMDVPRAEAKKVLEELASLGIKKMIMLTGDNQEVGEAVAKQIGITKAMGNLMPEDKVNAVQKLDKSEKMVAMVGDGVNDAPAMAKSTVGIAMGAAGSDVALETADIALMGDKLESLPFAIGLSRKAKGIIKQNLWISLGVVAALIPLTILGITSIGPAVMAHEGSTLVVVGNALRLLAYKNNQKQAARQKKRKMFNGR; encoded by the coding sequence ATGAAAACAAATAACAAAGATCAGAAATCTAGAAATACAGGGTCAGCGGCACAACGTGACAAACACGTGCCTGAAAAAACAGTAACTAAAGATCAGCATACTGACCATAAAGAAGAAGACGCACACGAACATGTGGGGATTTTCGGCAAAAATACGGAACTCATATTTTCTTTGATTTGCGGAGCCGCTCTTGGAAGTGGGTTCGGGCTTTCTAAAATAGCTGCAGTGCCAGAATGGGTCAGTTTGTCTCTATATATCACCGCTTATTTTTTTGGTGGATTTTATACTGCCAAAGAGGCAGTCCAGACTGTAATCAAAGGCGGTTTTGAAATTGATTTTCTAATGTTGGTCGCGGCTATTGGTGCAGCTATCTTAGGATCGTGGATGGAAGGGGCCTTGTTATTATTTCTTTTCAGTTTGGGACATGCCCTGGAACATTATGCAATGAGTAAGGCACGCAAATCCATTGAGGCATTGACCAGCCTCGCACCTCCGACTGCGTTAGTACTTAAGGATGGTAATCAACAGGAAATTCGGATAGAAGATCTAGTATTGGGAGATATCATTATAATTAAACCCAATAGCAAAATTCCAGCAGATGGGGTGGTCGTAAAAGGTGAGGGAAGTGTAAATCAGGCCCCGATAACTGGAGAAAGCGTTCCGGTTGATAAATCGCCCGTTCCTGATCTAGATAAGGACTACAGTAAAGAGAAAAGCATTAAACCACAATATAGGGTTTTTGCAGGGACGATCAACGGAGCGGCCGTACTGGAAGTTAAAGTAATCAAAGAGGCCAAAGATTCTACGATCTCCCGGCTGGTTAAGATGGTAAACGAGGCAGAGAAGCAGAAATCCCCTACCCAATTGTTCACTGATAAATTCGAAAAATATTTTGTCCCGGTTGTTCTGATATTGGTAACGGCACTTTGTTTTGCCTTTCTGATTATCGATGAACCTTTCAGCAAAAGTTTTTATAGGGCAATGGCAGTTTTAGTAGCTGCAAGTCCTTGTGCATTGGCCATTTCTACGCCAAGTGCGGTATTGAGCGGTGTGGCACGTGCCGCACGTGGAGGGGTTTTAATAAAGGGCGGTAGGCCATTAGAGGATTTAGGATCATTAAATGCAATTGCTTTTGATAAGACTGGCACTTTAACAGAGGGAAAACCGAAACTGACTAATGTGATTCCCTTGCAGGGAACAACTGAGGAAGCTTTGTTAAGGATTGCCATTGCGGTAGAAAAGTTGAGCGATCACCCTTTGGCGGAAGCTATTGTAAAAGGTGGCATGGAGATGCTCAAAAAGCAATCACTCCCAAGTGCAACCAAGGTTAAGGGCATTACAGGCCGAGGCGTAGAAGCAGAAGTTGAAGGTAAAAAAATTATGATCGGCAATAAGGCATTGTTTGAGAAAGATGAGGTGCCGGCTGAAATTATCAAACAGGTTGAAGATCTGGAAAAGGGAGGACATACCACTATGCTTGTGAAACAGGATAAGGATTTCATCGGAGTTTTGTCTTTGATGGATGTGCCACGTGCAGAGGCTAAAAAAGTGTTGGAGGAACTGGCTAGTCTGGGTATTAAAAAAATGATTATGCTAACTGGTGATAACCAAGAGGTGGGTGAGGCAGTTGCTAAACAGATTGGTATAACAAAAGCTATGGGAAATTTGATGCCAGAAGATAAGGTCAACGCTGTGCAAAAGCTGGATAAATCAGAAAAAATGGTCGCTATGGTCGGTGATGGTGTCAATGATGCCCCGGCTATGGCAAAAAGTACGGTAGGTATTGCTATGGGAGCTGCTGGGTCAGATGTTGCCCTAGAAACCGCTGATATTGCACTGATGGGTGATAAATTGGAAAGTCTGCCATTCGCTATAGGTTTGAGCCGTAAAGCAAAAGGAATTATCAAGCAAAATCTATGGATAAGCCTCGGTGTGGTTGCTGCGTTAATACCGTTGACTATTTTAGGAATTACGTCTATTGGCCCGGCAGTTATGGCTCACGAAGGCTCTACGTTGGTGGTCGTAGGCAATGCACTGCGTTTGCTTGCTTATAAAAATAACCAAAAACAAGCTGCTAGGCAAAAAAAAAGAAAAATGTTTAATGGACGATGA
- a CDS encoding sulfatase-like hydrolase/transferase yields the protein MNVNPFKTRYAVLYAFALFFIVASALVRITFIYISFEETQLTLADSTIILFKGLVFDFGVVLYFSILYSMYLLVLPQKFNRSGFNKVFSFVIVFMMILFASFSFFAEFTFWREFESRFNFIAVDYLVYTYEVVNNVNESYPLPYLISAVAIISLFVLWLFIINKKFQDSFNSNSRFNYRLIHTVVLGLLVTIYVLFIDNSWAERGRNRYQNELSKAGIYSFFSAFKNNELNYSQFYAQLNDTDAFHIARKLIQEPGAEFTASPKSIRRNIKSSGGEQLLPNVIMVVLESFSADFMGHFGNDKQLTPVLDYLSSRSILFTNMYATGTRTVRGMEALSLAVPPTPGNSIVRRKNNKQLSTIGSIFRSKGYKTTFFYGGDGYFDNMNQYFGSNGFEIVDRGRELTVGDNYAASRRTIQDKDVNFENAWGICDQDLYNTVIKDADGKFSKNQPFYDFVMTTSNHRPFTYPEGKIDIPSGSSREGAVKYTDFAIGEFLKLAKTKPWFNNTVFIFVADHCASSAGKNEIDVAKYHIPAMVYNLPRTVPSKLNQVCSQIDLYPTLFSLLNWSYQSNIYGKNILDSNYVQRAWVATYQKLGYMKNDSLVILSPKKKVESVFYDRSNNEQKELKVSKPLIDEAISYYQTAYYLYNKGGLKE from the coding sequence ATGAATGTTAATCCTTTTAAAACGAGGTATGCAGTATTATATGCATTTGCGTTGTTCTTTATTGTCGCATCAGCTTTAGTACGCATTACTTTTATTTATATTTCTTTTGAAGAAACACAGCTGACATTAGCAGATTCAACAATCATATTGTTTAAGGGCTTAGTGTTCGACTTTGGAGTTGTGCTGTATTTTTCCATTCTCTACTCCATGTACCTATTAGTACTTCCACAGAAGTTTAACAGATCTGGATTTAATAAAGTGTTCAGTTTCGTAATTGTGTTTATGATGATTCTTTTTGCTAGCTTCTCTTTTTTTGCAGAATTTACGTTTTGGAGAGAGTTTGAGAGCCGGTTTAACTTTATTGCGGTTGATTATCTGGTCTATACTTACGAAGTTGTCAACAATGTTAATGAATCCTATCCCTTACCCTATCTGATCAGCGCAGTAGCTATCATAAGTTTGTTTGTACTCTGGCTATTCATCATCAACAAAAAATTTCAGGACAGCTTTAATTCCAATTCCAGGTTCAATTACCGATTAATCCATACAGTCGTTCTGGGATTATTAGTGACTATTTATGTTTTGTTCATTGATAACAGCTGGGCTGAACGTGGAAGAAACAGATACCAGAATGAACTGTCAAAAGCGGGTATCTATTCCTTCTTTTCTGCATTTAAAAATAACGAACTCAATTATTCGCAGTTTTATGCACAGCTTAATGATACTGATGCTTTTCACATCGCAAGGAAACTGATCCAGGAACCGGGAGCTGAATTTACGGCCTCACCTAAATCCATTAGAAGAAATATCAAGTCATCGGGCGGTGAACAGCTTTTACCGAATGTAATCATGGTAGTATTGGAAAGCTTTAGCGCTGATTTTATGGGCCATTTTGGCAATGATAAGCAATTGACTCCTGTGCTGGATTATCTTTCTAGTCGAAGTATTCTTTTTACCAATATGTATGCGACGGGAACCAGGACAGTAAGGGGAATGGAAGCACTTTCACTCGCTGTACCTCCAACCCCTGGTAACAGTATCGTACGAAGAAAGAATAATAAGCAGCTGAGCACTATCGGAAGCATTTTCAGGAGCAAAGGATATAAAACCACTTTCTTCTACGGTGGAGATGGTTATTTTGACAATATGAACCAATACTTTGGAAGCAATGGATTTGAAATCGTAGATCGGGGAAGAGAGTTAACAGTCGGCGATAACTACGCCGCCAGTCGGAGAACTATCCAAGATAAGGATGTGAATTTTGAAAATGCATGGGGGATTTGCGATCAGGACTTATACAACACAGTGATCAAAGATGCTGATGGCAAGTTTTCAAAAAATCAACCATTTTACGATTTTGTTATGACTACTTCTAATCATCGCCCCTTTACCTATCCGGAAGGAAAAATTGACATCCCTTCTGGGTCAAGCCGCGAAGGTGCAGTGAAGTATACAGATTTTGCCATTGGGGAATTTCTTAAGCTTGCAAAAACGAAGCCCTGGTTCAATAACACGGTGTTTATATTTGTTGCAGACCATTGTGCTAGTAGCGCGGGTAAAAATGAAATCGATGTAGCCAAATATCACATTCCGGCGATGGTGTACAATCTACCCCGCACTGTTCCATCTAAACTGAATCAGGTGTGTTCCCAGATTGATTTATATCCAACTTTGTTTTCTCTTTTGAACTGGTCTTACCAAAGCAATATTTATGGAAAGAATATATTGGATAGCAATTATGTACAGCGGGCTTGGGTGGCCACATACCAAAAATTAGGCTATATGAAAAATGATAGCCTGGTCATTTTGAGTCCAAAAAAGAAGGTTGAATCTGTTTTTTATGATCGGTCAAATAACGAACAAAAAGAGCTCAAGGTTTCTAAACCTCTTATTGATGAGGCCATATCATATTACCAAACCGCCTACTATTTATACAATAAGGGAGGATTAAAGGAATAA
- a CDS encoding efflux RND transporter periplasmic adaptor subunit, protein MKTTVQNIIRITSILLFAIFIISCGGNKKEKTAETEAAATEEGHEENENSVEITASQYKSIGVTLGSPEMKSLSGLLKVNGFIDVPPQNLVSVTTQMGGIIRSTPLLPGSNVKKGQIIAVLQNQEYVQLQQDYLESRSQLELAEMEYKRQQTLASQNVNSQKTLQQSKSQYQVLLARENALKQRLRLININPGNLSATSIRSEINILAPISGYVTKVNVNTGKFVNPNDVMFEIVDNSNLHVELKVFEKDAQKVKPGQGVRFTLANDADSTMQNAVVQLVGKEIGTDKTVTVHAVAKGSKSFIPGTYLKAFIETGTSQALALPSSAVVDFQNKKYIFIAKVAGKEKGHAEEKKEDGHKHDEKESEREKEAEGEAYHFEILEVSVGNSDGGYIQVELPKGMDFKGKVVLTGAYDLLSKLKNSEEHEGH, encoded by the coding sequence ATGAAAACAACAGTTCAAAATATCATTCGTATTACCTCAATACTGCTATTCGCGATTTTTATAATTTCCTGTGGTGGAAATAAAAAAGAAAAAACAGCTGAAACAGAAGCAGCCGCTACCGAAGAAGGACACGAAGAAAACGAAAATTCCGTAGAAATTACTGCTTCCCAATATAAGTCTATAGGAGTGACTTTAGGTTCCCCCGAGATGAAATCCCTGAGTGGGCTTCTAAAAGTCAATGGTTTTATTGATGTTCCGCCACAAAATCTGGTGAGTGTGACTACTCAAATGGGAGGTATAATCCGGTCAACGCCACTTTTGCCAGGTAGCAACGTTAAAAAAGGTCAGATCATCGCGGTACTGCAAAATCAGGAATACGTTCAGCTTCAGCAAGACTATCTGGAAAGCAGAAGTCAACTTGAACTGGCTGAGATGGAATATAAGCGCCAACAGACATTGGCTAGTCAGAATGTCAATTCACAAAAGACACTACAGCAGTCAAAATCTCAATATCAGGTTCTTCTGGCTAGAGAAAATGCATTAAAGCAGCGTTTACGACTGATTAACATCAATCCTGGGAACTTGTCAGCAACCAGCATCAGAAGTGAAATCAATATTCTGGCACCAATAAGCGGTTATGTGACCAAAGTAAATGTAAATACTGGAAAGTTTGTGAACCCTAATGATGTGATGTTCGAAATCGTCGATAATTCCAACCTGCACGTAGAACTTAAGGTGTTTGAAAAGGATGCGCAAAAGGTAAAGCCAGGACAAGGTGTAAGGTTTACACTGGCCAACGATGCAGATTCAACCATGCAAAATGCGGTAGTTCAGCTGGTCGGAAAAGAAATTGGGACTGACAAAACGGTTACGGTACACGCTGTAGCTAAAGGAAGTAAGAGTTTTATTCCAGGCACCTATCTGAAAGCCTTCATCGAAACCGGAACCAGTCAGGCTTTAGCTCTGCCGTCGAGCGCAGTCGTTGATTTCCAAAATAAAAAATACATTTTTATAGCTAAAGTTGCCGGTAAAGAAAAAGGACATGCAGAAGAAAAAAAGGAAGACGGGCATAAACATGACGAAAAGGAATCTGAGCGTGAAAAGGAAGCAGAGGGCGAAGCCTACCATTTTGAGATATTAGAAGTAAGTGTTGGAAACAGCGATGGTGGATACATCCAGGTTGAGTTGCCTAAAGGAATGGATTTTAAAGGTAAAGTGGTGCTGACTGGAGCTTACGACCTGCTGTCAAAATTGAAAAACAGCGAGGAACATGAGGGCCATTAG